The Pungitius pungitius chromosome 15, fPunPun2.1, whole genome shotgun sequence nucleotide sequence CATTTCCAAATTGGTCTAATGCATCTCTAATCCTGAGCATCTCAGTCTCAAAACTCTTAAACATCAACCCCCTTGAGACAGATATATTTCACCACAGCAAATCCAGAGAATGCATGTCCCGCTTCACTTCCCCAGCCCAAGATTTATACAATccagaaaatacagtttatattataaacattttttctctcttcttaaTATAAAATAGAGAATATTTAAGGGGCATTCATTAGTCTAAAGAGATTCTGACTGGAAAATAAAGACGAGCTAGTCCCATATTCTAATAAGTTATCTTGATTTCTTTAGACTATTTTGCAATAATTGTTGCTTTTAGGGTGTTCATTTCCCAAGGTTTCATAGGCTTTCTGCTCATTGTTACCTTTAGTTTTTAGTGCTTAGTCAACAGACCTGTTAAGTTATTTATCTGGTGATTATTTCATCAGGTCAGATGCAGATGGAAAGTCTTTAATGTTCTTTGGACAAtggttaatataaaataaaacaatgtcctTCCACCATTTCTGTGGTTATAAAATTGCCAAAACAGCACAGTTATTTGTCCACTTATGATTAACCACAAAGCCTGGTGTTTGGTTATGATGAGGCAGAGAgaatgagacacacagagagagagaaataggacAAGTAAAGTAAAGAGACAATCAAAAATCCTTTGGTTTGGCTGGGCTCAATTATCCCACCTAGCCTTCCTGTCCAAAGTCCTCTGTGAATTTTTTCAGTTTGTCCAGATCTTGGTCATTGACTGTTGGCTTCGTGTTGGCCGCGGACCTCAGCATGTCGGACTGAAATGagacaaatattaaataatattaaagtGAGGACTCAAATATGCAATTATATTAGAATAAATGTTGCACGGTGAAATCAATTCTAAAAAAGTACAGCGGTACCCATACGTTAAAAAGGATATTAGcatattttttgtattgttaCTTCCTCAAAATAGCGCACGATCAGAGCGCACACACTGCTCTGCTGCCTGTCATGCTGCATGTACGCATTGCCCGCAAGGGGGGCACGAATGCCCGGCGCACATTCACAACATGTACGCAATGTGTCTTCGGCTTGTTGGGAAAAAAGATGCCAGTAGTGAAATCTGGAAGTATTTTGGCTACGTTACATAGCTgagtataatcaatgctatgatggttttcattaatatcttccTGCCAGCTAATACTAATGCCACTTATGTTGAAAAAGCTgagcaggaacaagctggtaaaaaagggagccatacagatgttttatttattactattatagATAACTCTACCAGTATtgtatttgtggtattgtataAAGAATTCTGGTATTGCAAGTATTGAGTATAGTGATATTTATGGCAGGTCATTTTGTTATTGTGACAATCTTAATTttcatatataattatattgcCACCCTTACCATGGACACTATGGGTTCCAATAGCTTCTCCCCAGGTACATCCATCCATGACATTTCAATCGCGTTGGGATCGCCAGGTGAGCAAGGAGTCAAGAGGTCCTCTACAATACGGTTGGGCTCAGTTCTTGATTCTCCCCGCACCTAAATTACGATATACGAAAGGAAACAAGAATAAATAACATAATTAGTCAACCGCCAAACATTTAGGAGAATTGTGAAACAGAAACAGATGGTTGAATTGACATACCCGTTTGAAGTGGGTGGCCGACTGGACTTTTCGAACAGGCTGCATTAGAGCGTCTCTGACAATGACACTGATATCCGCTCCAGAGTATCCATCCGTCTTCTTACCCAGAGTGACAAAGTCGTTGTCAGTGATACTATTGGGTGTCGAGCCAAGATGGAGCCTGAACATGAAGGCGCGGGCATGCTCTTCGGGCAGCGGGATGTAAATCCTCTTCTCAAATCTTAGAGTTGTATTTGGGGTACAGTCAGTAAAGgtgaatgagaacatggatacTAATAACTCTCCACGGGGGAACAATTACCTTCTTCTGATGGCTGAATCTAGGGTCCATGGGATGTTTGTTGCACCAAGTACCAGCACACCCTCGTTGTTATTCCCCACgcctgcaaaaataaaacagtcaGGGTAAGTGAAGACACTACCAATGATACGCTCTACTTTCATTGACACACAATGGCCTGTCCAGCTCAAAACAGGCCATTTGAGCACaagttataaaaaaaatcaatattcatCGTAATctagaaaaaagagaaaaagtataAGACATATTTAAGTTTAGCCACATTTTAGGTTGCCTTCTTCAGACTAAACTGATCATGAGGTGACATTTGTCAGGATGAGGATGGCCCACCACCTTTGATAAGCTAAATGCTAGGGAGAAGCCCCATTATTGCAAACAGAGTACACACATACAAGCCGGGAAGCAACGAGTCACATGAATCACATAAATATGTTGCACTTCCTACCACACCTCAATCTGTGGCGTCATGGTAGGCACATTCCTCTTACCTGTTATAGAACATATCTGCTGGGACATCTGACGTGTAAGAGTGCAGTTATTTTTAGCCTCATGTTATTCATGTTCAGTTCGCATTTAAATTGTTTGCACTTCATTTGGAAATAAGTGACCGTAAGAGTATGAAGCACTTCAGGCTCTCTGGAACAAGAGCTCATATTTCTATGGCGATACATTTGTGTATCCCATGTTATACAACCACAGAGATGCCAGTGAAAATCGGAGATACATAACAAACCCTAAGCCCAGCAGAAAATTGGGGAACAATTAACACACAGTCTGAAagaattgcatttatttatcacAGTGATTGAAAACGGTTCCTGTGGCTGATGGACTTACCCTGCATCTGAACCAGGAACTCTGTCTTGATGCGGCGAGCGGCCTCGCTTTCGTTCTCACTTCTTGAGCCACACAGGGAGTCTATCTCATCAATGAAGATGATAGAGGGCTGGTGCTCCCTGGCAAGGCTAAAAAGATTCTTCACCAACCTAGAAagttcattcaaatatttaagaaaTGAAATGGAGACGTGCTGCTGAATGCAGTATATCTGTACTCAACTGCATTTATGGGTGACCGTTGACATGACTTACTTTTCACTCTCTCCCAGCCATTTGGAGACAAGgtcagaggaagagatggagaagaaggtGGAGTTGTTTGCCTCTGTGGCAACCGCTTTAGCCAGATAGGACTTTCCTGTGCCAGGAGGTCCAAAGAGCAAGATTCCTCTCCATGGTGTTCTCTTTCCTGACAGAGGAAGTAATAATTAGTTTGTTAACCAAAACAATCAACTGCACTCTGACTAACACGAGGAAGCAATCCTATTATGAGATTTCATACCTGTGAAAAGGTGGGGAAATTTGATAGGAAGAATAACTGCTTCTTTCAGTGCCTCCTTTGCGCCCTCTAAACCGGCAACATCACTCCATTTGATGTTTGGTTTCTCCATAACAATTGCACCTGTACAAAGTAACATTATAATTGGTATAAGTAATATCTGAATTGTAAAAGGATGCATGTAACAACCTCcgaagaaatgaacaaatattacaagaTTTCAGTTCTGGTTAAAAATGATATGAAGCCTACAGAAGGCCCAATAGTCCTCAAAGTGTATTATTATAATGTTACAAACCGGAAAGTTGATTTTGGAACTTCTTTTTCTCTGGATCTTCACCTTCATCACTTTCATTCCTGGAAACACAAAGAGATACTTATAAAACATctactttcttctttctctacATATTTGGAAGAAAATAATTTGCACAGATTTTCCATTCAGGTATGAATGGCCTCAGACTGGCCccacccatacacacacacacacacaccctttgtcGTCAGACTGTGACTCTTTGACTGGCTTTGCAGGAGGagcgttttctttcttctttagaTACTCCTTCAACTTCTCCGCTCTGTCCAAGTATTCAGCACACTTTGCCCGGATGCTGTGTTTAGCTTTGTCACTCTGGGCTTCATCTGTCAGGAAcgatacaaaaaaaagcacacacaaattATATTCAGGTTTGAGAATTTGTTTCTTAATGAGACATCACCCACCACTTCACATTTCACTGTGacatttttcttctccattGTCACTATTTTTAAAGTGTACAAAATAGCCTAGGTGACCTTTTGAGAGATTGGATTCTACTCTAAAGCCATTTTCCAAAGTAATATTCGGTTGTGATTCTTGTTACACTCAATGCCAATGTGTTGTCTTACATTTCACCACATGGAGGAAGTACTGAACAGCAGCCTGGTAAAGACGCAGCGCCTCCTCATATTTTTGGGCTTTATCTTCTTGAGCCGCTTTGCTGGCAAGATCGATGGCTTTCTAAAAAGGAAGAGACAGAACAATGTTAGTTATATTGGGTTCCCCTGATGATTTAATGTTAGTTAATGACAATGTCTTTGAAAGACAACATCAGCAAACCAAAACGAACATCCAGAAATTGACAGATGTAAGCAGGGATTTTACTTAAAAGACTCAATAAGAGTGACAGACCCTGACGTTTACATGTATAGTAATAGTATACTTAATGTAATCTGCTAAAGTTAGCTATAGAGAAGATCAGCTGTAACCCATCACCTGTCCTGCGTGGTGACACTGCGCACCCCGAACGGAATGTGAATGCACTCTTTCACTGCCCATGTGTACATTTCACAAATGTTGTACTTGTACCACaacatgaatataatataaCCATAATAGTTTTCACCTTCCGTTTTAAGTGGATGCATTTTCAAAGGCCAAGCTAAACTAGCTAACGTTGGCTAGCATCAGTAATCccattagctaacgttaggtgTATTTTTCTTCAGGACTGGCACACATAAACATTGCTTTAACCAAGATACACATTAGCCTTGTAACACATATGGGACACAACGTCAACTTTCGACGGTCTTTGTTGTTCGAGCTAACTGGCGAATTGATGCATGTTAGCCTAACATGCTAATTTGCGGCTAATGTTACGAACGTCAAACTATATTACAAAGTCGGAGGCCTTTATACGTAACACCAGAAAACAAAGCCAGGCGCTACGGTTGTCATGGAGTATGATAATTTGTGTTTAGTCCAATACGTAAACAActttgttagcttgttagcaacGCGTTTTAGCTAGCTCTGCGG carries:
- the vps4b gene encoding vacuolar protein sorting-associated protein 4B isoform X2, with translation MATNNNLQKAIDLASKAAQEDKAQKYEEALRLYQAAVQYFLHVVKYEAQSDKAKHSIRAKCAEYLDRAEKLKEYLKKKENAPPAKPVKESQSDDKGNESDEGEDPEKKKFQNQLSGAIVMEKPNIKWSDVAGLEGAKEALKEAVILPIKFPHLFTGKRTPWRGILLFGPPGTGKSYLAKAVATEANNSTFFSISSSDLVSKWLGESEKLVKNLFSLAREHQPSIIFIDEIDSLCGSRSENESEAARRIKTEFLVQMQGVGNNNEGVLVLGATNIPWTLDSAIRRRFEKRIYIPLPEEHARAFMFRLHLGSTPNSITDNDFVTLGKKTDGYSGADISVIVRDALMQPVRKVQSATHFKRVRGESRTEPNRIVEDLLTPCSPGDPNAIEMSWMDVPGEKLLEPIVSMSDMLRSAANTKPTVNDQDLDKLKKFTEDFGQEG
- the vps4b gene encoding vacuolar protein sorting-associated protein 4B isoform X1, translated to MEPTTLQKAIAVAKKASEEDQAGNYEDAISSYKHAVKYFLHIVKREPQGKDGNQKIRDTCKQYLDRVEELQAYLEAKEKAIDLASKAAQEDKAQKYEEALRLYQAAVQYFLHVVKYEAQSDKAKHSIRAKCAEYLDRAEKLKEYLKKKENAPPAKPVKESQSDDKGNESDEGEDPEKKKFQNQLSGAIVMEKPNIKWSDVAGLEGAKEALKEAVILPIKFPHLFTGKRTPWRGILLFGPPGTGKSYLAKAVATEANNSTFFSISSSDLVSKWLGESEKLVKNLFSLAREHQPSIIFIDEIDSLCGSRSENESEAARRIKTEFLVQMQGVGNNNEGVLVLGATNIPWTLDSAIRRRFEKRIYIPLPEEHARAFMFRLHLGSTPNSITDNDFVTLGKKTDGYSGADISVIVRDALMQPVRKVQSATHFKRVRGESRTEPNRIVEDLLTPCSPGDPNAIEMSWMDVPGEKLLEPIVSMSDMLRSAANTKPTVNDQDLDKLKKFTEDFGQEG